A single region of the Selenomonas sp. oral taxon 920 genome encodes:
- the mmdA gene encoding methylmalonyl-CoA decarboxylase subunit alpha, whose amino-acid sequence MSTVQEKIELMLEKKEHLMQGGGAKAIEKQHSKGKLTARERLNLLFDQDTFVELDMFVRHRCTNFGQDKKELPGEGVVTGYGTVNGRLVYAFAQDFTVEGGSLGEKHAHKIWKVMDLAMKMGAPCIGINDSGGARIQEAVDALSGYGGIFYRNTKSSGVIPQISVIMGPCAGGAVYSPALTDFIFMVKNTSQMFITGPAVIKSVTAEEVTAEQLGGAMTHNSRSGVAHFAAENDQDCIDQIRYLLSFLPSNNMEETPRVETGDDPNRQEESLNTLIPDNPNAPYDMKDVIRALVDNGEFYEVHQHFATNIICCFARFDGRTVGIIANEPNVMAGCLDVDASNKSARFIRFCDAFNIPLVNLVDVPGFLPGVDQEYSGIIRHGAKMLYAYSEATVPKVTVITRKAYGGSYIAMCNRELGADQVMAWPTSEIAVMGPAGAANIIFRKDPDKDARTAEYIEEFATPYKAAERGYIDMVITPSETRPYIITALNALSSKREDNPAKKHGNIPL is encoded by the coding sequence ATGTCCACAGTCCAGGAAAAAATTGAGCTCATGCTGGAGAAGAAAGAGCATCTCATGCAGGGCGGCGGTGCGAAGGCCATCGAGAAGCAGCACAGCAAGGGAAAGCTCACCGCGCGTGAACGCCTGAACCTGCTCTTCGATCAGGATACGTTCGTTGAGCTGGATATGTTCGTTCGCCATCGCTGCACGAACTTCGGGCAGGATAAGAAGGAGCTGCCGGGTGAGGGCGTTGTGACGGGCTACGGCACGGTCAACGGACGTCTCGTCTATGCGTTCGCGCAGGACTTCACGGTCGAGGGCGGCTCGCTTGGCGAGAAGCACGCACACAAGATCTGGAAGGTCATGGACCTTGCGATGAAGATGGGCGCACCCTGCATCGGCATCAATGACTCGGGCGGCGCACGCATCCAGGAGGCGGTTGACGCACTCTCGGGATACGGCGGCATCTTCTACCGCAACACGAAGTCCTCGGGTGTCATCCCGCAGATCTCCGTCATCATGGGACCTTGTGCGGGCGGTGCGGTTTACAGCCCTGCTCTTACGGACTTCATCTTCATGGTGAAGAACACGAGCCAGATGTTCATCACGGGTCCTGCCGTCATCAAGTCCGTTACGGCGGAGGAGGTTACGGCAGAGCAGCTCGGCGGTGCGATGACGCACAACAGCCGCTCCGGCGTTGCGCATTTTGCGGCGGAGAACGATCAGGACTGCATTGACCAGATCCGCTATCTGCTCTCCTTCCTCCCGAGCAACAACATGGAGGAAACTCCGCGCGTCGAGACGGGCGATGACCCGAACCGCCAGGAGGAGAGCCTGAATACGCTCATCCCCGACAACCCGAATGCGCCGTACGATATGAAGGATGTCATCCGCGCACTCGTCGACAACGGCGAGTTCTACGAGGTGCATCAGCATTTCGCGACGAACATCATCTGCTGCTTCGCACGTTTTGACGGCCGCACGGTCGGCATCATCGCGAACGAGCCGAACGTCATGGCAGGCTGCCTCGATGTTGACGCGTCCAACAAGTCGGCGCGCTTTATCCGCTTCTGCGATGCGTTCAACATTCCGCTCGTCAACCTCGTCGACGTGCCGGGCTTCCTGCCGGGCGTCGATCAGGAGTACAGCGGCATCATCCGCCACGGTGCGAAGATGCTCTACGCATACAGCGAGGCGACCGTGCCGAAGGTCACCGTCATCACGCGCAAGGCGTACGGCGGCTCCTACATCGCAATGTGCAACCGCGAGCTCGGTGCAGATCAGGTCATGGCATGGCCGACGTCTGAGATCGCCGTCATGGGCCCTGCGGGTGCAGCGAACATCATCTTCCGCAAGGATCCGGACAAGGATGCACGCACGGCCGAGTACATCGAGGAGTTCGCAACCCCGTACAAGGCGGCAGAGCGCGGCTACATCGACATGGTTATCACGCCGAGCGAGACGCGTCCCTACATCATCACGGCGCTGAATGCGCTCTCGAGCAAGCGTGAGGACAACCCTGCGAAGAAGCACGGGAACATTCCGCTCTAA
- the mce gene encoding methylmalonyl-CoA epimerase encodes MFKVLAVDHIGIAVKDLEEGKNFWSDVIGIPCTAEETVAEQKVTTTFHPTPNKSEIELLIGTADDSPITKYIEKKGEGIQHIALRVDNIENAIADLMAKGVRMIDEKPRIGAGGAKIAFLHPKSTKGVLLEICEHEDR; translated from the coding sequence ATGTTCAAGGTTCTGGCAGTAGATCACATCGGCATTGCCGTGAAGGATCTCGAAGAGGGGAAGAATTTCTGGTCGGACGTGATCGGCATCCCCTGCACGGCTGAGGAAACCGTTGCGGAGCAGAAGGTCACGACGACATTCCATCCGACGCCGAACAAGAGTGAGATTGAGCTGCTCATCGGCACGGCAGACGACAGCCCAATCACGAAATACATCGAGAAGAAGGGTGAAGGCATCCAGCACATTGCCCTGCGCGTCGACAACATTGAGAATGCGATTGCCGATCTCATGGCGAAGGGCGTCCGCATGATCGACGAGAAGCCACGCATCGGCGCGGGCGGCGCGAAGATTGCGTTCCTGCATCCGAAGTCGACGAAGGGCGTTCTCCTCGAGATCTGCGAGCATGAGGATCGCTGA
- the meaB gene encoding methylmalonyl Co-A mutase-associated GTPase MeaB — translation MDIAAEVLRGNRLALSRAITAIENERETATGIMKELYPHTGHAYVLGITGPPGAGKSTMTDKIAKEYRKRGKTVGIIAVDPTSPFSGGAILGDRIRMNDLTLDEGVFIRSMGTRGSLGGLSHKTADAVKVMDAFGKDIIFVETVGVGQSEVDIVRAADTTMVVLIPGMGDDIQAIKAGILEIGDVFAINKSDLDGADKLVREINMMLDLDDHMSDWRPPIRKVVANRGEGIAELVDTLEEHRAHIEGNGVLSERRTRRTRDEMLDILHAGVRRSIERRIVDTGRLDDYVAKIKAHETDPYTVVGDVMAEMLS, via the coding sequence ATGGATATAGCAGCTGAGGTGCTTAGGGGCAACCGCCTCGCGCTCTCGCGTGCCATTACGGCAATCGAGAACGAGCGTGAGACGGCGACCGGCATCATGAAGGAGCTCTATCCCCATACGGGACATGCCTACGTTCTTGGCATTACCGGCCCTCCGGGTGCGGGCAAAAGCACCATGACGGACAAGATTGCCAAGGAATACCGCAAGCGCGGGAAAACTGTAGGCATCATCGCCGTCGACCCCACAAGCCCTTTTTCCGGCGGCGCCATTTTGGGCGACCGCATCCGTATGAATGACCTGACCCTCGATGAGGGCGTATTTATCCGCAGCATGGGAACGCGCGGCAGCCTCGGCGGCCTCTCGCACAAGACTGCGGACGCGGTGAAGGTCATGGATGCCTTCGGCAAGGACATCATCTTTGTCGAGACCGTCGGTGTCGGGCAGTCCGAGGTGGATATTGTGCGGGCGGCGGACACCACGATGGTTGTACTGATTCCGGGCATGGGCGATGATATTCAGGCGATCAAGGCGGGCATCTTGGAGATCGGCGACGTATTTGCCATCAACAAGTCCGATCTTGACGGCGCGGATAAGCTCGTCCGTGAGATCAATATGATGCTGGATCTGGACGATCACATGTCTGACTGGCGGCCGCCGATCCGCAAGGTCGTCGCGAATCGCGGCGAAGGGATCGCGGAGTTGGTCGACACTCTTGAAGAACACCGTGCCCACATTGAGGGCAACGGCGTTCTCTCTGAGCGGCGTACACGCCGCACACGCGATGAGATGCTGGACATCCTGCACGCAGGTGTTCGGCGCAGCATCGAACGCCGCATTGTCGACACGGGCAGGCTCGACGACTATGTGGCAAAAATCAAGGCACATGAGACCGATCCATACACTGTGGTGGGCGATGTCATGGCCGAAATGTTATCTTAA
- a CDS encoding cobalamin B12-binding domain-containing protein, whose product MAEKIRVLVAKPGLDGHDRGAKVVARALRDAGFEVVYTGLRQTPEEIAEAALQEDVNVVAMSILSGAHPHLFPKVVNLLREKGMNDVLVIGGGVIPEGDIPALKDAGVAAVFTPGTPTGEVVDFIKEHVKA is encoded by the coding sequence ATGGCAGAAAAAATCAGAGTGCTCGTTGCAAAGCCGGGTCTGGATGGTCATGACCGCGGTGCGAAGGTCGTTGCCCGTGCGCTGCGCGATGCAGGGTTCGAGGTTGTCTACACCGGCCTTCGTCAGACCCCTGAGGAGATCGCTGAGGCAGCTCTGCAGGAGGACGTCAACGTCGTTGCGATGAGCATTCTCTCGGGTGCACATCCGCACCTCTTCCCGAAGGTTGTGAACCTGCTCCGTGAGAAGGGCATGAATGACGTGCTTGTCATCGGCGGCGGCGTCATCCCCGAGGGCGACATCCCCGCACTCAAGGACGCGGGCGTTGCCGCAGTCTTTACCCCCGGCACACCGACCGGCGAAGTGGTCGACTTCATTAAGGAACATGTCAAGGCATAA
- a CDS encoding acyl-CoA mutase large subunit family protein — MSNEKIQAGLDKYNATVEKATAKFPARPHIPEQGLYTPLDIQETDYAEDIGFPGVYPYTRGVQPTMYRGRFWTMRMYAGFSTAEESNKRYRYLIESGATGLSCAFDLPTQIGYDSTDAISEGEVGKVGVAIDSLADMEILFDQIDLGKVSTSMTINAPASVLLAMYIAVAEKQGVSADKLKGTIQNDILKEYAARGTYIFPPRPSMRLITNIFEYCSKNVPNWNTISISGYHIREAGSTASQEIAFTIADGIAYVEAAIKAGLSVDDFAGRLSFFWNAHNNVLEEVAKFRASRRIWAKVMKERFKAEKPKSMMLRVHTQTAGSMLTAQQPNNNIVRVALQTAAAVMGGTQSLHTNSRDEALALPTEDSVMVALRTQQIVAYESGLADVIDPLAGSYYVEAMTNRIEKEAWEYIKKIDDLGGAVAAIEKGYIQKEIQDSAYKWQMDVESGARVIVGVNKFQVEEEAPKNLLRVDASVGEKQKAKVEAMKAKRDNAAVQAALADLKKACSDENENLMPHILAAVKTYATLGEICGVMREVFGEYEAHVNL, encoded by the coding sequence ATGAGCAATGAAAAGATCCAGGCGGGGCTTGACAAGTACAATGCTACCGTAGAAAAGGCAACGGCGAAGTTCCCGGCGCGTCCCCACATCCCCGAGCAGGGGCTCTACACCCCGCTCGACATTCAGGAGACGGACTACGCAGAGGATATCGGCTTCCCCGGCGTCTACCCCTATACCCGCGGCGTGCAGCCGACGATGTACCGCGGGCGCTTCTGGACGATGCGTATGTACGCAGGTTTCTCCACAGCGGAGGAGTCCAACAAGCGCTATCGCTACCTCATCGAGAGCGGCGCAACGGGGCTTTCCTGTGCATTTGACCTCCCGACGCAGATCGGCTACGACTCCACGGATGCCATCTCCGAGGGCGAGGTCGGCAAGGTCGGCGTTGCGATTGACTCCCTCGCCGACATGGAGATTCTCTTCGACCAGATCGACCTCGGCAAGGTCTCCACGTCCATGACGATCAACGCTCCGGCATCTGTCCTCCTTGCGATGTATATCGCGGTCGCGGAGAAGCAGGGCGTCTCGGCAGACAAGCTCAAGGGTACGATCCAGAACGACATTCTGAAGGAGTATGCGGCACGCGGCACGTACATCTTCCCGCCGCGTCCGTCCATGCGCCTCATCACGAACATTTTTGAATATTGCTCCAAGAACGTCCCGAACTGGAACACGATTTCCATCTCGGGCTACCACATCCGCGAAGCCGGTTCCACGGCATCGCAGGAGATTGCATTCACCATTGCAGACGGTATCGCCTACGTCGAGGCAGCCATCAAGGCGGGTCTCAGCGTCGACGATTTCGCAGGCCGCCTCTCCTTCTTCTGGAACGCTCACAACAACGTCCTCGAGGAGGTCGCGAAGTTCCGCGCGTCTCGCCGCATCTGGGCAAAGGTCATGAAGGAACGCTTCAAGGCGGAGAAGCCGAAGTCCATGATGCTCCGCGTCCACACGCAGACGGCAGGCTCCATGCTCACCGCACAGCAGCCGAACAACAACATCGTCCGCGTCGCGCTCCAGACAGCAGCTGCTGTTATGGGCGGCACGCAGTCGCTCCACACGAACTCCCGCGACGAAGCACTTGCGCTTCCGACGGAGGACTCGGTCATGGTCGCACTCCGCACGCAGCAGATTGTTGCGTATGAGAGCGGTCTTGCCGATGTCATTGACCCGCTCGCAGGCTCCTACTATGTCGAGGCGATGACGAACCGCATCGAGAAAGAGGCGTGGGAGTACATCAAGAAGATCGATGATCTCGGCGGCGCGGTTGCGGCAATTGAGAAGGGCTACATCCAGAAGGAGATTCAGGACAGTGCCTACAAGTGGCAGATGGACGTCGAGTCCGGTGCCCGCGTCATCGTCGGTGTCAACAAGTTCCAGGTGGAGGAAGAGGCTCCGAAGAACCTCCTCCGCGTGGATGCATCCGTCGGCGAGAAGCAGAAGGCAAAGGTCGAGGCGATGAAGGCGAAGCGCGACAATGCTGCTGTTCAGGCGGCTCTCGCAGACCTCAAGAAGGCGTGCAGCGACGAGAACGAAAACCTCATGCCGCACATCCTCGCAGCGGTCAAGACCTACGCGACGCTCGGCGAAATCTGCGGGGTCATGCGCGAGGTCTTCGGCGAGTACGAGGCACACGTCAACCTGTAA
- a CDS encoding acetyl-CoA hydrolase/transferase family protein: MIDISDRIPKSLADRVVSAETAAEYFADGMTIGASGFTPSGYPKAVTLAIAERMKKNPFKVNIWTGASTGPELDGALAEAGGIKQRLPYQTNTPLRNAINSGLVNYIDMHLSEVAQQSREGFLGKIDVALVEAVAITEEGIIPSTSVGNTPSFIQSADVVIVEVNTSQPMELVGMHDIYIPLDPPNRLPIPITKAGDRIGTTFMPCSLDKIKYIVPCDITDKTRALAPVDDIARKMGQFTVDLLKKEIAEGRMPKGLLPLQSGVGNVANAVIAGFVSSDFTDLEVYTEVIQDGMFDLADAGKLKFASGTAFSPSPEGLQRFYKDIDKYKKIMMLRPQEISNNPEVVRRLGVIAMNTAIEVDIYGNVNSTHVTGTKMMNGIGGSGDFARNAYLTIFYTQSEAKGGKISSIVPFCSHIDHGAHDVDIVITEQGVADLRGKSPRERAHEIINNCAHPDYRPLLLDYYERAYAATKGAQTPHLLDEALSFHQRFVTTGSMQK, encoded by the coding sequence ATGATCGATATTTCCGATCGCATACCAAAATCCTTGGCTGACAGGGTCGTCAGTGCGGAGACGGCGGCAGAGTACTTTGCCGACGGCATGACCATCGGCGCCAGCGGCTTCACGCCGTCCGGCTACCCGAAGGCGGTCACGCTTGCCATCGCCGAGCGCATGAAGAAGAATCCGTTCAAGGTGAACATTTGGACGGGTGCTTCGACGGGACCTGAGCTCGATGGTGCGCTCGCAGAGGCGGGCGGCATCAAGCAGCGTCTGCCGTATCAGACGAATACGCCGCTGCGGAATGCGATCAACTCGGGTCTTGTAAACTACATTGATATGCACCTCTCCGAGGTGGCACAGCAGTCGCGCGAGGGCTTCCTCGGAAAGATCGACGTTGCTCTTGTCGAGGCAGTTGCCATCACCGAGGAGGGCATCATCCCCTCGACTTCGGTCGGCAATACGCCGTCCTTCATCCAGAGTGCAGACGTGGTCATTGTCGAGGTGAACACGAGTCAGCCGATGGAACTCGTCGGTATGCACGACATTTACATCCCTCTCGATCCGCCGAACCGTCTGCCGATTCCCATTACGAAGGCGGGTGACCGCATCGGTACGACGTTCATGCCGTGCTCGCTCGACAAGATCAAGTACATCGTCCCGTGTGACATCACGGACAAGACGCGTGCACTCGCTCCGGTCGACGACATCGCGCGCAAGATGGGACAGTTTACAGTAGATCTTCTCAAGAAAGAGATCGCCGAGGGCCGTATGCCGAAGGGGCTTCTGCCGCTGCAGTCGGGTGTCGGAAACGTGGCAAATGCGGTCATCGCGGGCTTTGTCAGCTCCGACTTCACGGATCTCGAGGTCTACACAGAGGTCATTCAGGACGGCATGTTCGACCTTGCCGATGCAGGCAAGCTGAAATTCGCGTCCGGCACAGCGTTCTCACCCTCGCCCGAAGGCCTCCAGCGGTTCTACAAGGACATCGACAAGTACAAGAAGATCATGATGCTCCGCCCGCAGGAGATTTCGAACAACCCCGAGGTGGTCCGTCGTCTCGGCGTCATCGCCATGAACACGGCGATCGAGGTCGACATCTACGGCAACGTCAACTCCACGCACGTCACGGGCACGAAGATGATGAACGGCATCGGCGGCAGCGGCGACTTCGCACGCAACGCCTACCTCACGATCTTCTACACACAGTCCGAGGCAAAGGGCGGCAAGATCTCCTCGATCGTCCCGTTCTGCTCGCACATCGACCACGGTGCGCACGATGTTGACATCGTCATCACGGAGCAGGGTGTTGCAGATCTGCGCGGCAAGAGCCCGCGCGAGCGCGCACACGAGATCATCAACAACTGTGCACATCCCGACTATCGTCCGCTCCTGCTCGACTACTACGAGCGTGCATATGCGGCGACGAAGGGCGCACAGACACCGCATCTCCTCGATGAGGCGCTTTCCTTCCATCAGCGCTTCGTTACAACGGGGTCGATGCAGAAATAA
- a CDS encoding redox-sensing transcriptional repressor Rex: MQEHLSISKATVDRLPRYYRCLRQLTDEGVEIASSEELGRRLAINPEQIRKDLAFFGQFGKKGVGYYVTELKESLGNILGLDHHWNVAIIGMGHLGAALANYQGIARLGFRLAAIFDANPVVIGTRVGERRVEDIAYLAEIIAERAIQIGVIAVPAAAAQGVADRLVDAGIRGIWNFAPVKLQVPPSIAFVSEDLSVGLSSLSYYLTHTTEDEDDLSEKN, translated from the coding sequence ATGCAGGAACATCTATCGATATCGAAGGCTACCGTCGATCGTCTGCCTCGTTACTATCGCTGTCTGCGTCAGCTGACAGACGAGGGCGTGGAGATCGCCTCCTCGGAGGAGCTCGGCCGTCGCCTCGCCATTAACCCCGAACAGATTCGGAAAGATTTGGCGTTCTTCGGGCAGTTCGGCAAGAAGGGCGTGGGGTACTATGTCACAGAGTTGAAGGAGAGCCTCGGCAATATTCTGGGGCTCGATCATCACTGGAATGTTGCGATCATCGGCATGGGACACCTCGGTGCCGCCCTTGCCAACTACCAGGGGATTGCGCGTCTCGGCTTTCGGCTCGCCGCAATTTTCGATGCGAATCCGGTCGTCATCGGCACACGTGTCGGTGAACGCCGCGTGGAGGACATCGCCTATCTTGCTGAGATCATCGCCGAACGTGCGATTCAGATCGGCGTCATTGCCGTGCCTGCCGCAGCGGCACAGGGGGTTGCCGATCGCCTTGTGGATGCAGGGATTCGCGGAATTTGGAACTTTGCGCCTGTAAAGCTGCAGGTGCCGCCGAGCATAGCTTTTGTCAGCGAAGATCTGTCTGTCGGGCTCAGTTCCCTATCGTATTATCTGACGCATACGACTGAAGATGAGGACGATCTGTCAGAAAAAAATTAG
- a CDS encoding O-antigen ligase family protein, protein MAEDSFQERRRALRRRRWGGRMARTMLYAVIAEAFLIPLAPLAAMAALLLGCAALLLRLRIDRNFHLRRLPYDAPALLFVVIGLLSVAVAPDKAFSFYNFYHLVPIYALTYLLVGQTLRKPRELQRVVTAMAAAAAIVILYGFYQYIFGIDISAMKWVDGESFPELSKRVFSTWENPNILAGYLDIVACIAVGLASALQRGWRILALVLLVAALACLGMTYARGACLVIAAILAGYGALRDWRVLLGIAVLGAGALLADPVLADRLLSVFTRIDTSSEMRLAFWESTAAMILDHPFLGIGWGMYFMVYPEYDFYLQGAPVQIVHAHNMYLNYAAEIGVPGALSFLWFFFGSLLLAFRLPDRAQPWETVLAAHEHEWKTVADVRAALSRWRRRRFVEGLSLGLGLAFISVALNGVTDHLLFNIPSSMLLWMLAAMTAALHTIAGEMKEG, encoded by the coding sequence GTGGCAGAGGACTCTTTTCAGGAACGTCGCCGCGCTTTGCGCCGCCGCCGCTGGGGCGGCCGCATGGCGCGCACGATGCTCTATGCCGTCATTGCCGAAGCGTTTCTCATTCCGCTTGCACCGCTTGCGGCGATGGCAGCACTTCTTCTTGGCTGCGCAGCGCTCCTTCTGCGTCTGCGCATTGACCGCAATTTTCATCTGCGCCGCCTGCCGTACGATGCGCCCGCGCTGCTCTTTGTCGTCATCGGCCTCCTGTCGGTTGCCGTTGCACCGGACAAGGCATTCAGTTTCTACAATTTCTACCACCTTGTGCCGATCTATGCGCTCACCTATCTGCTCGTGGGGCAGACACTGCGCAAGCCGCGTGAGCTGCAGCGTGTTGTGACAGCGATGGCGGCAGCGGCGGCGATTGTCATTCTCTACGGCTTCTATCAGTACATTTTCGGCATTGACATCTCCGCGATGAAATGGGTGGACGGGGAGTCCTTCCCCGAACTCTCGAAGCGCGTCTTTTCGACGTGGGAGAATCCAAACATCCTTGCGGGCTATCTCGACATCGTTGCCTGCATTGCCGTGGGGCTCGCATCGGCGCTGCAGCGCGGATGGCGCATCCTCGCGCTCGTTCTGCTCGTTGCCGCGCTCGCGTGTCTCGGCATGACGTATGCGCGCGGGGCGTGTCTCGTGATTGCCGCCATTCTTGCGGGCTATGGCGCACTGCGCGACTGGCGCGTGCTGCTCGGCATTGCCGTGCTCGGCGCCGGAGCTCTTCTCGCCGATCCCGTGCTGGCTGATCGTCTGCTCTCCGTCTTTACACGCATTGACACCTCCTCGGAGATGCGGCTTGCGTTCTGGGAGAGTACGGCTGCGATGATTCTTGACCATCCATTCCTTGGCATCGGGTGGGGGATGTACTTCATGGTTTACCCCGAGTATGATTTCTATCTGCAGGGAGCACCCGTGCAGATCGTACACGCGCACAATATGTACCTGAACTACGCGGCGGAGATCGGTGTTCCGGGGGCACTCTCGTTCCTCTGGTTTTTCTTTGGATCGCTTCTGCTTGCGTTCCGGCTGCCTGACCGTGCACAGCCATGGGAGACGGTGCTCGCCGCTCATGAGCACGAGTGGAAAACCGTCGCCGATGTACGCGCGGCACTTTCACGCTGGCGCAGGCGCCGCTTTGTCGAGGGGCTTTCCCTAGGCCTCGGGCTCGCGTTTATCTCCGTTGCGCTCAACGGAGTCACCGATCATCTGCTTTTTAACATACCGTCCTCCATGCTGCTCTGGATGCTCGCTGCCATGACGGCAGCGCTGCATACGATTGCGGGGGAGATGAAGGAAGGATGA